In Salvelinus namaycush isolate Seneca chromosome 20, SaNama_1.0, whole genome shotgun sequence, the following proteins share a genomic window:
- the LOC120065060 gene encoding methyl-CpG-binding domain protein 1-like isoform X2, whose product MNEGLVDNLGSGRGPGEEDMEINGEVLKPTNDLLIEREERTEVGDNGMERTSQVLSPLEALAPSDSLDIQDHATSVPVMTGHGQTEKIPGGVAEEQPVDWFEPLEDDNYEDDTQGWNLGLAMGERRVNGKGDAEEESVAGSERSERSGSVADLEKKINSNNLFSVYRRKKRVTVEEGWEDWPALGKGWKRKAVVRRSGSSVGQSDVYYMSPSNERVRSRVELSKVLADTQDMTMFDYKAGVFRGAGQPKPLRARKTNIQKDPPPLVDCGFSSESSLKDRGDRADSPDSHHRLTPLSRSSMGTPSKDLQHTTPPRTNSSLAKISSASVAHDVEGMKQNATKLPLSPASSLSVSINGMAGSEPFFCICAICGNSYTGLEYERQMKSPCCTICRANNPAIAKFPLHQRFRKWIPCGNCRACLTTEDCGSCANCKKTLNPDTRKRVRCQKRKCKCPILKYKPDGPQMLDPYPMANFKNSTSQYSDPEDFSVNVDIEDDDEEFDGDDADYEAWVRKRKRRSCGKCEACNSRTDCGTCDFCIDKPKFGGSNKKRQKCRLRQCQRQAMRHLLPFQLGQTDFGSQEGWVQLGRPRPHFTYSRKTTPKKRKTPHLEVDMEFTDDEDEPLQEEEDYRYMETAHWRPMLPSKPQDENFRNHIPTVQAHKETVEIVKNNSLLEHVPDILNLISSPAYCTLFKPADPAVKYVEPPVENTSSAAPDRQSGMNGGRPSVDTDVETPSGEPEVEEVTPMITQIFSLADSAGTSGIDQEHELLKLLKSIHSSALPTLWFAIMVEGPTLQLLQCSKLSHMVDTTVQIDPSFYYQICVQGQPLLLTHPLYEAHPSCLTSVPQVANLLLDLEKYSVCQGVPTKEQPFSQAPIIIERASTCDFLVLKETEHCARCKALSCSY is encoded by the exons ATGAATGAAGGACTGGTGGATAACCTAGGTTCCGGGAGAGGGCCAGGAGAGGAAGACATGGAGATAAATGGAGAGGTACTAAAACCTACAAATGATCTACTtatagaaagggaggagaggactgAGGTCGGGGACAATGGGATGGAGAGGACCTCTCAGGTCCTATCGCCACTGGAGGCCCTGGCTCCCTCGGACAGCCTTGACATTCAGGACCATGCCACCTCTGTTCCTGTGATGACAGGCCATGGGCAGACAGAGAAGATCCCAGGGGGAGTTGCTGAGGAACAACCTGTAGACTGGTTTGAGCCCCTGGAGGATGACAATTATGAAGATGACACACAGGGTTGGAACTTGGGCCTTGCGATGGGGGAGCGACGCGTGAATGGCAAAGGGGACGCCGAAGAGGAGAGTGTTGCAGGGAGCGAAAGGAGCGAAAGGAGCGGTAGCGTGGCAGACCTTGAGAAGAAAATCAACAGCAACAACCT GTTTTCTGTTTATAGACGGAAGAAAAGAGTAACAGTTGAAGAGGGCTGGGAGGACTGGCCGGCACTTGGAAAGGGGTGGAAGCGCAAAGCGGTTGTTCGTCGTTCAGGTTCTAGTGTTGGACAGAGTGACGTTTATTACATGAG TCCGAGTAATGAGCGTGTGAGAAGTAGGGTTGAGCTTTCCAAAGTTCTGGCAGATACTCAGGACATGACAATGTTTGATTACAAAGCAGGGGTGTTCAGGGGTGCTGGACAACCCAAGCCCTTGCGTGCGAGAAAGAcg AACATACAGAAGGATCCTCCTCCCTTAGTGGACTGTGGATTTTCCTCAGAGTCCAGCTTGAAGGACAGAGGGGACCGGGCAGACAGTCCTGACTCCCATCACAGACTGACCCCTCTGAGTCGCAGCTCTATGGGCACGCCAAGCAAAGACCTCCAACATACCACTCCCCCAAGAACGAACTCGTCTCTTGCTAAGATTAGTTCAGCTTCTGTCGCTCATGATGTGGAAGGTATGAAGCAAAATGCAACTAAACTGCCCTTGAGCCCTGCATCATCACTTTCAGTCTCCATCAACGGGATGGCTGGTTCAGAGCCCTTCTTTTG CATCTGTGCCATTTGTGGTAATTCATATACAGGCTTAGAGTATGAAAGGCAGATGAAGAGTCCCTGTTGCACCATATGCAGGG CCAACAATCCAGCTATAGCCAAGTTTCCACTTCATCAAAGATTCAGAAAG TGGATTCCTTGTGGTAACTGTAGGGCTTGCCTTACCACAGAAGATTGTGGGAGTTGTGCCAACTGCAAAAAAACACTGAACCCTGACACCAGAAAACGTGTCCGCTGTCAGAAACGCAAATGCAAATGTCCTATCCTCAAG TATAAACCTGATGGTCCCCAAATGTTGGATCCCTATCCCATGGCGAATTTTAAG AACTCCACTTCTCAATACAGTGACCCTGAGGACTTCTCTGTGAATGTCGATATAGAAGATGACGATGAAGAGTTTGATGGTGATGATGCTGACTATGAG GCTTGGGTGAGGAAACGTAAGCGGCGCTCCTGTGGGAAGTGTGAAGCCTGTAATAGTAGGACAGACTGTGGCACTTGTGATTTCTGCATAGACAAACCCAAGTTTGGAGGCAGCAATAAGAAGAGACAGAAGTGCCGTCTACGGCAGTGCCAGAGACAGGCCATG AGACACTTGTTGCCCTTTCAGTTGGGCCAGACTGATTTTGGGTCCCAAGAGGGGTGGGTGCAGCTTGGCAGGCCTAGGCCTCACTTTACATACAGTCGCAAGACAACCccaaagaaaagaaaaacacCGCATCTGGAAGTGGACATGGAGTTCACTGATGATGAAGACGAGCCACTGCAGGAAGAAGAGGATTATCGCTACATGGAAACA GCACATTGGCGCCCTATGCTTCCCAGCAAACCCCAGGATGAGAACTTCAGAAACCATATACCGACAGTCCAG GCTCACAAAGAGACTGTGGAAATTGTCAAAAATAATTCACTTCTGGAGCATGTACCAGATATCCTCAACCTTATAAGTTCTCCAGCA TATTGCACACTGTTCAAACCGGCAGACCCTGCGGTGAAATATGTTGAACCCCCAGTTGAGAATACGTCCTCAGCAGCTCCGGACAGACAGAGTGGGATGAACGGAGGAAGGCCAAGTGTGGACACGGATGTAGAAACGCCGTCTGGGGAGCCAGAAGTGGAGGAGGTCACACCTATG ATCACTCAGATCTTCAGTCTGGCTGACAGTGCAGGAACAAGTGGGATCGACCAAGAACATGAGCTGTTAAAGCTACTGAAGTCCATTCACAGCTCTGCACTCCCCACACTCTGGTTTGCCATAATGGTGGAGGGCCCGacactacagctactgcagtgCTCTAAGCTCTCCCACATGGTGGACACAACCGTGCAGATTGACCCGAGCTTCTACTATCAGATCTGTGTACAGGGCCAGCCGCTGCTACTCACCCACCCGCTGTATGAAGCTCACCCATCCTGCTTGACATCTGTGCCCCAGGTGGCGAACCTGCTCCTGGATCTGGAGAAGTACAGCGTGTGCCAGGGGGTCCCGACCAAGGAGCAGCCATTCAGCCAGGCTCCAATCATCATTGAGCGGGCATCAACCTGTGACTTTCTGGTACTTAAAGAAACAGAGCACTGTGCGAGGTGTAAGGCCTTATCCTGCAGCTATTAA
- the LOC120065060 gene encoding methyl-CpG-binding domain protein 1-like isoform X1 — protein sequence MNEGLVDNLGSGRGPGEEDMEINGEVLKPTNDLLIEREERTEVGDNGMERTSQVLSPLEALAPSDSLDIQDHATSVPVMTGHGQTEKIPGGVAEEQPVDWFEPLEDDNYEDDTQGWNLGLAMGERRVNGKGDAEEESVAGSERSERSGSVADLEKKINSNNLFSVYRRKKRVTVEEGWEDWPALGKGWKRKAVVRRSGSSVGQSDVYYMSPSNERVRSRVELSKVLADTQDMTMFDYKAGVFRGAGQPKPLRARKTNIQKDPPPLVDCGFSSESSLKDRGDRADSPDSHHRLTPLSRSSMGTPSKDLQHTTPPRTNSSLAKISSASVAHDVEGMKQNATKLPLSPASSLSVSINGMAGSEPFFCICAICGNSYTGLEYERQMKSPCCTICRANNPAIAKFPLHQRFRKWIPCGNCRACLTTEDCGSCANCKKTLNPDTRKRVRCQKRKCKCPILKYKPDGPQMLDPYPMANFKIDSRELQNSTSQYSDPEDFSVNVDIEDDDEEFDGDDADYEAWVRKRKRRSCGKCEACNSRTDCGTCDFCIDKPKFGGSNKKRQKCRLRQCQRQAMRHLLPFQLGQTDFGSQEGWVQLGRPRPHFTYSRKTTPKKRKTPHLEVDMEFTDDEDEPLQEEEDYRYMETAHWRPMLPSKPQDENFRNHIPTVQAHKETVEIVKNNSLLEHVPDILNLISSPAYCTLFKPADPAVKYVEPPVENTSSAAPDRQSGMNGGRPSVDTDVETPSGEPEVEEVTPMITQIFSLADSAGTSGIDQEHELLKLLKSIHSSALPTLWFAIMVEGPTLQLLQCSKLSHMVDTTVQIDPSFYYQICVQGQPLLLTHPLYEAHPSCLTSVPQVANLLLDLEKYSVCQGVPTKEQPFSQAPIIIERASTCDFLVLKETEHCARCKALSCSY from the exons ATGAATGAAGGACTGGTGGATAACCTAGGTTCCGGGAGAGGGCCAGGAGAGGAAGACATGGAGATAAATGGAGAGGTACTAAAACCTACAAATGATCTACTtatagaaagggaggagaggactgAGGTCGGGGACAATGGGATGGAGAGGACCTCTCAGGTCCTATCGCCACTGGAGGCCCTGGCTCCCTCGGACAGCCTTGACATTCAGGACCATGCCACCTCTGTTCCTGTGATGACAGGCCATGGGCAGACAGAGAAGATCCCAGGGGGAGTTGCTGAGGAACAACCTGTAGACTGGTTTGAGCCCCTGGAGGATGACAATTATGAAGATGACACACAGGGTTGGAACTTGGGCCTTGCGATGGGGGAGCGACGCGTGAATGGCAAAGGGGACGCCGAAGAGGAGAGTGTTGCAGGGAGCGAAAGGAGCGAAAGGAGCGGTAGCGTGGCAGACCTTGAGAAGAAAATCAACAGCAACAACCT GTTTTCTGTTTATAGACGGAAGAAAAGAGTAACAGTTGAAGAGGGCTGGGAGGACTGGCCGGCACTTGGAAAGGGGTGGAAGCGCAAAGCGGTTGTTCGTCGTTCAGGTTCTAGTGTTGGACAGAGTGACGTTTATTACATGAG TCCGAGTAATGAGCGTGTGAGAAGTAGGGTTGAGCTTTCCAAAGTTCTGGCAGATACTCAGGACATGACAATGTTTGATTACAAAGCAGGGGTGTTCAGGGGTGCTGGACAACCCAAGCCCTTGCGTGCGAGAAAGAcg AACATACAGAAGGATCCTCCTCCCTTAGTGGACTGTGGATTTTCCTCAGAGTCCAGCTTGAAGGACAGAGGGGACCGGGCAGACAGTCCTGACTCCCATCACAGACTGACCCCTCTGAGTCGCAGCTCTATGGGCACGCCAAGCAAAGACCTCCAACATACCACTCCCCCAAGAACGAACTCGTCTCTTGCTAAGATTAGTTCAGCTTCTGTCGCTCATGATGTGGAAGGTATGAAGCAAAATGCAACTAAACTGCCCTTGAGCCCTGCATCATCACTTTCAGTCTCCATCAACGGGATGGCTGGTTCAGAGCCCTTCTTTTG CATCTGTGCCATTTGTGGTAATTCATATACAGGCTTAGAGTATGAAAGGCAGATGAAGAGTCCCTGTTGCACCATATGCAGGG CCAACAATCCAGCTATAGCCAAGTTTCCACTTCATCAAAGATTCAGAAAG TGGATTCCTTGTGGTAACTGTAGGGCTTGCCTTACCACAGAAGATTGTGGGAGTTGTGCCAACTGCAAAAAAACACTGAACCCTGACACCAGAAAACGTGTCCGCTGTCAGAAACGCAAATGCAAATGTCCTATCCTCAAG TATAAACCTGATGGTCCCCAAATGTTGGATCCCTATCCCATGGCGAATTTTAAG ATTGACAGCAGAGAATTGCAG AACTCCACTTCTCAATACAGTGACCCTGAGGACTTCTCTGTGAATGTCGATATAGAAGATGACGATGAAGAGTTTGATGGTGATGATGCTGACTATGAG GCTTGGGTGAGGAAACGTAAGCGGCGCTCCTGTGGGAAGTGTGAAGCCTGTAATAGTAGGACAGACTGTGGCACTTGTGATTTCTGCATAGACAAACCCAAGTTTGGAGGCAGCAATAAGAAGAGACAGAAGTGCCGTCTACGGCAGTGCCAGAGACAGGCCATG AGACACTTGTTGCCCTTTCAGTTGGGCCAGACTGATTTTGGGTCCCAAGAGGGGTGGGTGCAGCTTGGCAGGCCTAGGCCTCACTTTACATACAGTCGCAAGACAACCccaaagaaaagaaaaacacCGCATCTGGAAGTGGACATGGAGTTCACTGATGATGAAGACGAGCCACTGCAGGAAGAAGAGGATTATCGCTACATGGAAACA GCACATTGGCGCCCTATGCTTCCCAGCAAACCCCAGGATGAGAACTTCAGAAACCATATACCGACAGTCCAG GCTCACAAAGAGACTGTGGAAATTGTCAAAAATAATTCACTTCTGGAGCATGTACCAGATATCCTCAACCTTATAAGTTCTCCAGCA TATTGCACACTGTTCAAACCGGCAGACCCTGCGGTGAAATATGTTGAACCCCCAGTTGAGAATACGTCCTCAGCAGCTCCGGACAGACAGAGTGGGATGAACGGAGGAAGGCCAAGTGTGGACACGGATGTAGAAACGCCGTCTGGGGAGCCAGAAGTGGAGGAGGTCACACCTATG ATCACTCAGATCTTCAGTCTGGCTGACAGTGCAGGAACAAGTGGGATCGACCAAGAACATGAGCTGTTAAAGCTACTGAAGTCCATTCACAGCTCTGCACTCCCCACACTCTGGTTTGCCATAATGGTGGAGGGCCCGacactacagctactgcagtgCTCTAAGCTCTCCCACATGGTGGACACAACCGTGCAGATTGACCCGAGCTTCTACTATCAGATCTGTGTACAGGGCCAGCCGCTGCTACTCACCCACCCGCTGTATGAAGCTCACCCATCCTGCTTGACATCTGTGCCCCAGGTGGCGAACCTGCTCCTGGATCTGGAGAAGTACAGCGTGTGCCAGGGGGTCCCGACCAAGGAGCAGCCATTCAGCCAGGCTCCAATCATCATTGAGCGGGCATCAACCTGTGACTTTCTGGTACTTAAAGAAACAGAGCACTGTGCGAGGTGTAAGGCCTTATCCTGCAGCTATTAA
- the LOC120065060 gene encoding methyl-CpG-binding domain protein 1-like isoform X3: MNEGLVDNLGSGRGPGEEDMEINGEVLKPTNDLLIEREERTEVGDNGMERTSQVLSPLEALAPSDSLDIQDHATSVPVMTGHGQTEKIPGGVAEEQPVDWFEPLEDDNYEDDTQGWNLGLAMGERRVNGKGDAEEESVAGSERSERSGSVADLEKKINSNNLFSVYRRKKRVTVEEGWEDWPALGKGWKRKAVVRRSGSSVGQSDVYYMSPSNERVRSRVELSKVLADTQDMTMFDYKAGVFRGAGQPKPLRARKTNIQKDPPPLVDCGFSSESSLKDRGDRADSPDSHHRLTPLSRSSMGTPSKDLQHTTPPRTNSSLAKISSASVAHDVEGMKQNATKLPLSPASSLSVSINGMAGSEPFFCICAICGNSYTGLEYERQMKSPCCTICRANNPAIAKFPLHQRFRKYKPDGPQMLDPYPMANFKIDSRELQNSTSQYSDPEDFSVNVDIEDDDEEFDGDDADYEAWVRKRKRRSCGKCEACNSRTDCGTCDFCIDKPKFGGSNKKRQKCRLRQCQRQAMRHLLPFQLGQTDFGSQEGWVQLGRPRPHFTYSRKTTPKKRKTPHLEVDMEFTDDEDEPLQEEEDYRYMETAHWRPMLPSKPQDENFRNHIPTVQAHKETVEIVKNNSLLEHVPDILNLISSPAYCTLFKPADPAVKYVEPPVENTSSAAPDRQSGMNGGRPSVDTDVETPSGEPEVEEVTPMITQIFSLADSAGTSGIDQEHELLKLLKSIHSSALPTLWFAIMVEGPTLQLLQCSKLSHMVDTTVQIDPSFYYQICVQGQPLLLTHPLYEAHPSCLTSVPQVANLLLDLEKYSVCQGVPTKEQPFSQAPIIIERASTCDFLVLKETEHCARCKALSCSY, encoded by the exons ATGAATGAAGGACTGGTGGATAACCTAGGTTCCGGGAGAGGGCCAGGAGAGGAAGACATGGAGATAAATGGAGAGGTACTAAAACCTACAAATGATCTACTtatagaaagggaggagaggactgAGGTCGGGGACAATGGGATGGAGAGGACCTCTCAGGTCCTATCGCCACTGGAGGCCCTGGCTCCCTCGGACAGCCTTGACATTCAGGACCATGCCACCTCTGTTCCTGTGATGACAGGCCATGGGCAGACAGAGAAGATCCCAGGGGGAGTTGCTGAGGAACAACCTGTAGACTGGTTTGAGCCCCTGGAGGATGACAATTATGAAGATGACACACAGGGTTGGAACTTGGGCCTTGCGATGGGGGAGCGACGCGTGAATGGCAAAGGGGACGCCGAAGAGGAGAGTGTTGCAGGGAGCGAAAGGAGCGAAAGGAGCGGTAGCGTGGCAGACCTTGAGAAGAAAATCAACAGCAACAACCT GTTTTCTGTTTATAGACGGAAGAAAAGAGTAACAGTTGAAGAGGGCTGGGAGGACTGGCCGGCACTTGGAAAGGGGTGGAAGCGCAAAGCGGTTGTTCGTCGTTCAGGTTCTAGTGTTGGACAGAGTGACGTTTATTACATGAG TCCGAGTAATGAGCGTGTGAGAAGTAGGGTTGAGCTTTCCAAAGTTCTGGCAGATACTCAGGACATGACAATGTTTGATTACAAAGCAGGGGTGTTCAGGGGTGCTGGACAACCCAAGCCCTTGCGTGCGAGAAAGAcg AACATACAGAAGGATCCTCCTCCCTTAGTGGACTGTGGATTTTCCTCAGAGTCCAGCTTGAAGGACAGAGGGGACCGGGCAGACAGTCCTGACTCCCATCACAGACTGACCCCTCTGAGTCGCAGCTCTATGGGCACGCCAAGCAAAGACCTCCAACATACCACTCCCCCAAGAACGAACTCGTCTCTTGCTAAGATTAGTTCAGCTTCTGTCGCTCATGATGTGGAAGGTATGAAGCAAAATGCAACTAAACTGCCCTTGAGCCCTGCATCATCACTTTCAGTCTCCATCAACGGGATGGCTGGTTCAGAGCCCTTCTTTTG CATCTGTGCCATTTGTGGTAATTCATATACAGGCTTAGAGTATGAAAGGCAGATGAAGAGTCCCTGTTGCACCATATGCAGGG CCAACAATCCAGCTATAGCCAAGTTTCCACTTCATCAAAGATTCAGAAAG TATAAACCTGATGGTCCCCAAATGTTGGATCCCTATCCCATGGCGAATTTTAAG ATTGACAGCAGAGAATTGCAG AACTCCACTTCTCAATACAGTGACCCTGAGGACTTCTCTGTGAATGTCGATATAGAAGATGACGATGAAGAGTTTGATGGTGATGATGCTGACTATGAG GCTTGGGTGAGGAAACGTAAGCGGCGCTCCTGTGGGAAGTGTGAAGCCTGTAATAGTAGGACAGACTGTGGCACTTGTGATTTCTGCATAGACAAACCCAAGTTTGGAGGCAGCAATAAGAAGAGACAGAAGTGCCGTCTACGGCAGTGCCAGAGACAGGCCATG AGACACTTGTTGCCCTTTCAGTTGGGCCAGACTGATTTTGGGTCCCAAGAGGGGTGGGTGCAGCTTGGCAGGCCTAGGCCTCACTTTACATACAGTCGCAAGACAACCccaaagaaaagaaaaacacCGCATCTGGAAGTGGACATGGAGTTCACTGATGATGAAGACGAGCCACTGCAGGAAGAAGAGGATTATCGCTACATGGAAACA GCACATTGGCGCCCTATGCTTCCCAGCAAACCCCAGGATGAGAACTTCAGAAACCATATACCGACAGTCCAG GCTCACAAAGAGACTGTGGAAATTGTCAAAAATAATTCACTTCTGGAGCATGTACCAGATATCCTCAACCTTATAAGTTCTCCAGCA TATTGCACACTGTTCAAACCGGCAGACCCTGCGGTGAAATATGTTGAACCCCCAGTTGAGAATACGTCCTCAGCAGCTCCGGACAGACAGAGTGGGATGAACGGAGGAAGGCCAAGTGTGGACACGGATGTAGAAACGCCGTCTGGGGAGCCAGAAGTGGAGGAGGTCACACCTATG ATCACTCAGATCTTCAGTCTGGCTGACAGTGCAGGAACAAGTGGGATCGACCAAGAACATGAGCTGTTAAAGCTACTGAAGTCCATTCACAGCTCTGCACTCCCCACACTCTGGTTTGCCATAATGGTGGAGGGCCCGacactacagctactgcagtgCTCTAAGCTCTCCCACATGGTGGACACAACCGTGCAGATTGACCCGAGCTTCTACTATCAGATCTGTGTACAGGGCCAGCCGCTGCTACTCACCCACCCGCTGTATGAAGCTCACCCATCCTGCTTGACATCTGTGCCCCAGGTGGCGAACCTGCTCCTGGATCTGGAGAAGTACAGCGTGTGCCAGGGGGTCCCGACCAAGGAGCAGCCATTCAGCCAGGCTCCAATCATCATTGAGCGGGCATCAACCTGTGACTTTCTGGTACTTAAAGAAACAGAGCACTGTGCGAGGTGTAAGGCCTTATCCTGCAGCTATTAA
- the LOC120065060 gene encoding methyl-CpG-binding domain protein 1-like isoform X4, with protein sequence MNEGLVDNLGSGRGPGEEDMEINGEVLKPTNDLLIEREERTEVGDNGMERTSQVLSPLEALAPSDSLDIQDHATSVPVMTGHGQTEKIPGGVAEEQPVDWFEPLEDDNYEDDTQGWNLGLAMGERRVNGKGDAEEESVAGSERSERSGSVADLEKKINSNNLFSVYRRKKRVTVEEGWEDWPALGKGWKRKAVVRRSGSSVGQSDVYYMSPSNERVRSRVELSKVLADTQDMTMFDYKAGVFRGAGQPKPLRARKTNIQKDPPPLVDCGFSSESSLKDRGDRADSPDSHHRLTPLSRSSMGTPSKDLQHTTPPRTNSSLAKISSASVAHDVEGMKQNATKLPLSPASSLSVSINGMAGSEPFFCICAICGNSYTGLEYERQMKSPCCTICRANNPAIAKFPLHQRFRKYKPDGPQMLDPYPMANFKNSTSQYSDPEDFSVNVDIEDDDEEFDGDDADYEAWVRKRKRRSCGKCEACNSRTDCGTCDFCIDKPKFGGSNKKRQKCRLRQCQRQAMRHLLPFQLGQTDFGSQEGWVQLGRPRPHFTYSRKTTPKKRKTPHLEVDMEFTDDEDEPLQEEEDYRYMETAHWRPMLPSKPQDENFRNHIPTVQAHKETVEIVKNNSLLEHVPDILNLISSPAYCTLFKPADPAVKYVEPPVENTSSAAPDRQSGMNGGRPSVDTDVETPSGEPEVEEVTPMITQIFSLADSAGTSGIDQEHELLKLLKSIHSSALPTLWFAIMVEGPTLQLLQCSKLSHMVDTTVQIDPSFYYQICVQGQPLLLTHPLYEAHPSCLTSVPQVANLLLDLEKYSVCQGVPTKEQPFSQAPIIIERASTCDFLVLKETEHCARCKALSCSY encoded by the exons ATGAATGAAGGACTGGTGGATAACCTAGGTTCCGGGAGAGGGCCAGGAGAGGAAGACATGGAGATAAATGGAGAGGTACTAAAACCTACAAATGATCTACTtatagaaagggaggagaggactgAGGTCGGGGACAATGGGATGGAGAGGACCTCTCAGGTCCTATCGCCACTGGAGGCCCTGGCTCCCTCGGACAGCCTTGACATTCAGGACCATGCCACCTCTGTTCCTGTGATGACAGGCCATGGGCAGACAGAGAAGATCCCAGGGGGAGTTGCTGAGGAACAACCTGTAGACTGGTTTGAGCCCCTGGAGGATGACAATTATGAAGATGACACACAGGGTTGGAACTTGGGCCTTGCGATGGGGGAGCGACGCGTGAATGGCAAAGGGGACGCCGAAGAGGAGAGTGTTGCAGGGAGCGAAAGGAGCGAAAGGAGCGGTAGCGTGGCAGACCTTGAGAAGAAAATCAACAGCAACAACCT GTTTTCTGTTTATAGACGGAAGAAAAGAGTAACAGTTGAAGAGGGCTGGGAGGACTGGCCGGCACTTGGAAAGGGGTGGAAGCGCAAAGCGGTTGTTCGTCGTTCAGGTTCTAGTGTTGGACAGAGTGACGTTTATTACATGAG TCCGAGTAATGAGCGTGTGAGAAGTAGGGTTGAGCTTTCCAAAGTTCTGGCAGATACTCAGGACATGACAATGTTTGATTACAAAGCAGGGGTGTTCAGGGGTGCTGGACAACCCAAGCCCTTGCGTGCGAGAAAGAcg AACATACAGAAGGATCCTCCTCCCTTAGTGGACTGTGGATTTTCCTCAGAGTCCAGCTTGAAGGACAGAGGGGACCGGGCAGACAGTCCTGACTCCCATCACAGACTGACCCCTCTGAGTCGCAGCTCTATGGGCACGCCAAGCAAAGACCTCCAACATACCACTCCCCCAAGAACGAACTCGTCTCTTGCTAAGATTAGTTCAGCTTCTGTCGCTCATGATGTGGAAGGTATGAAGCAAAATGCAACTAAACTGCCCTTGAGCCCTGCATCATCACTTTCAGTCTCCATCAACGGGATGGCTGGTTCAGAGCCCTTCTTTTG CATCTGTGCCATTTGTGGTAATTCATATACAGGCTTAGAGTATGAAAGGCAGATGAAGAGTCCCTGTTGCACCATATGCAGGG CCAACAATCCAGCTATAGCCAAGTTTCCACTTCATCAAAGATTCAGAAAG TATAAACCTGATGGTCCCCAAATGTTGGATCCCTATCCCATGGCGAATTTTAAG AACTCCACTTCTCAATACAGTGACCCTGAGGACTTCTCTGTGAATGTCGATATAGAAGATGACGATGAAGAGTTTGATGGTGATGATGCTGACTATGAG GCTTGGGTGAGGAAACGTAAGCGGCGCTCCTGTGGGAAGTGTGAAGCCTGTAATAGTAGGACAGACTGTGGCACTTGTGATTTCTGCATAGACAAACCCAAGTTTGGAGGCAGCAATAAGAAGAGACAGAAGTGCCGTCTACGGCAGTGCCAGAGACAGGCCATG AGACACTTGTTGCCCTTTCAGTTGGGCCAGACTGATTTTGGGTCCCAAGAGGGGTGGGTGCAGCTTGGCAGGCCTAGGCCTCACTTTACATACAGTCGCAAGACAACCccaaagaaaagaaaaacacCGCATCTGGAAGTGGACATGGAGTTCACTGATGATGAAGACGAGCCACTGCAGGAAGAAGAGGATTATCGCTACATGGAAACA GCACATTGGCGCCCTATGCTTCCCAGCAAACCCCAGGATGAGAACTTCAGAAACCATATACCGACAGTCCAG GCTCACAAAGAGACTGTGGAAATTGTCAAAAATAATTCACTTCTGGAGCATGTACCAGATATCCTCAACCTTATAAGTTCTCCAGCA TATTGCACACTGTTCAAACCGGCAGACCCTGCGGTGAAATATGTTGAACCCCCAGTTGAGAATACGTCCTCAGCAGCTCCGGACAGACAGAGTGGGATGAACGGAGGAAGGCCAAGTGTGGACACGGATGTAGAAACGCCGTCTGGGGAGCCAGAAGTGGAGGAGGTCACACCTATG ATCACTCAGATCTTCAGTCTGGCTGACAGTGCAGGAACAAGTGGGATCGACCAAGAACATGAGCTGTTAAAGCTACTGAAGTCCATTCACAGCTCTGCACTCCCCACACTCTGGTTTGCCATAATGGTGGAGGGCCCGacactacagctactgcagtgCTCTAAGCTCTCCCACATGGTGGACACAACCGTGCAGATTGACCCGAGCTTCTACTATCAGATCTGTGTACAGGGCCAGCCGCTGCTACTCACCCACCCGCTGTATGAAGCTCACCCATCCTGCTTGACATCTGTGCCCCAGGTGGCGAACCTGCTCCTGGATCTGGAGAAGTACAGCGTGTGCCAGGGGGTCCCGACCAAGGAGCAGCCATTCAGCCAGGCTCCAATCATCATTGAGCGGGCATCAACCTGTGACTTTCTGGTACTTAAAGAAACAGAGCACTGTGCGAGGTGTAAGGCCTTATCCTGCAGCTATTAA